A stretch of DNA from Halorubrum sp. BOL3-1:
GTCGGTGCTGATCAACGTCGACCGCGACAAGGAGGCGCTGGTCCCGCGGCCCGAGCCGGACGCCGAGGCCGAATCGGAGGTCGCTGCGATCCTCGACTCGGCCGAGGACCTGTTCGAGACGTACCGCGGCGAGGTCCCCGACTCGGTCGCCGACGCGCTCCTCGAAATGAACCACGCCCGCGACGTCGAAGCGCGGCCGACGCGAGACCGCGAGGCCCTCGACGGAACGGCTCGGGAGGCGGACGCGACGGACGCGGACGCGACCGACCCGCCCGCGCCGCCGGAGACGACCGCCTCCGACCCGGACGCCACGCCGTCAGACTCCTCGGACGCTCCGGCGTCCGATTCCGCTCCGGACGCTCCGTCGCCCGACCCCTCCGTCAGCTCGCCGTCTACTCCCGCGCGCGACGACTTCGGGGGGACCGCCGAGCCGGACGCGACCGCTGCCGGCGACGGCTCCGGCGATCCGGGCGACATCGACTTCGAGGAGCCGTTCGACGGGGGGGTCGACGTGCTCTCGTCGCCCGTGGGGCCGCCAGAGCCGGGCGCGGTGCCCGACGTGAGCGAGGGGTTCGACGCTGCCGACCCCGTCGGGAGCGGCGGTCCCGACGGAACCGCAGTCGACGAGTCGGACGAGTCAGACGAGGAGAAAGCCCCGAGCGGCGACGACACTGAATCAGCCGACGCTGAATCGGGCGATGACATCGACGACTGGGGGTTCGGTGACGTCGAGCCCGCGGAGGACGGGTGACACGATGTCCGTCGTGAGGGTCGAGCCGTGAGCGTCGATATGGACGCCGGCGACGGCGGTCTCGACGCGAACGTCCTCGCAGAGCTGTGTTACCCGGCGTTCGAGCTGCTGTTCGACCCCGACGGCGACTTCGTGGGCGATGTCGAGCGCAAGCTCGTCGAGGCGCGGATGCCGGACCAGGTCGAGATGTACGTCTCGCTGGCGCTCGGCGTCGGTCTGCTGGTCGGCGGGGCGCTCTGGGCGCTCGGCACGTTTGTCGGCTACGGCGTGTTCTCGCTCGGGCTGATCGACCCCGAGGCGCTCTCGCTCGGTGTTCCGGCCCCGACGCCGGGTGTTCAGGCGCTGCTCCGGTCGCTCGTCGTCCCGACCGCGGTGCTTCTCAGCGGGCTCGTCTTCGGTTCGATCGGGTTCGCACTCGGGTTCGGCGGTCTCCTCGCGGTCCCGTACTCCCGGGCGTCGTCGCGGAAACGGGAAATAAACCTCCTGCTCGCGGACTCCGTCTCGTTCATGTACGCCCTCTCCGTCGGGGGACTCAACCAGCTCGAGATCCTCCGCGCGATGGCGGCCGCCGAGGACACCTACGACGAGGTGTCCCGCGAGTTCCAGAGTATCGTCAACGAGACCGAGTACTTCGGCACCGACTACCGCAACGCGATCCGTCAGCAGTCGCTTGAGACCCCCTCAGACGAGCTCTCGCAGTTCCTCGCGGACATGCTCTCTATCGTCAACTCCGGCGGCGACATGGAGAGCTTCCTGAAGGACAAAAAGGAGAAACACCTCCGTACGTCGAAACAGGAGCGCGAGATGACCCTAGAGACCTTAGAGCTGTTCGGTGAGATGTACATGACGCTCTCCTTATTCCCCCTCCTCCTCATCATCATCCTCGTCATCATGGGGATGATGGGCGAGGCCGACGACCGCCTGCTGTACGCGACCGTCTACGTTCTCATCCCGCTGGTGGGCGTCGGCTTCCTCGTCCTGGTCTCGACGGTGAAACAGGACGAGCCGGGCGACGGCTACCTCCAGCCCGACGGGGGAAGCGAGCGGCTCCGACAGACGAGTCAGGAGGGGCTGTTCCACTTCGGGCTGGTGGAGGCGTTCACCGGGGCGTTCGGCGTCTTCGACCGCATCCGCGACCGCGAAGGGACGTACAAGACGATGGAGATCCTCTCCGCGCCGCACGTCTTCTTGCGCGAGAACCCGCTATACACCCTCGCGTTGACCGTTCCCTCTGCGCTCGCGCTCGTCGGTGTCGCGGCCGCGGCCGGCTCGGCCCCGACGACGCTCGACGGGTGGATCGCCCGCCCGGTGTGGTCGGCGTTCGTCTGGGTTTACGTCCCCGTCTACGCCGTGTTGATCCCGCTCGGGGTCTTCTACGAGTGGCACCAGCGCTCGCGGCGGGCGGTGACGGGAAAGCTTTCCGAGACGCTCCGGAAGCTCTCCTCCGCGAACGACACCGGCCAGACGCTGCTCGAATCCGTCCGCACGGTCTCGGACACTTCGACCGGGAAACTCTCGGAGGAGTTCGAGGTCGTTCACGCGAAGGTGAACTACGGCATGAGCCTTCGGGACGCCCTGGTCGAGTTCAACAACGCCTACGCGGTGCCGCGGCTCGCGCGGACGGTGAAGCTCATCACGGAGGCACAGGAGGCCTCCTCGCAGATCACGGACGTGCTGACGACGGCCGCCCAGGCCTCGGAGAACCAGGACGACATCGAGCGCGAGCGGAAGTCTCGGACCCGGATGCAGGTGGCGATCATCGTGATGACGTACGTCACGCTGCTCGGCGTGATGGCAATCCTCCAGACGCAGTTCATCGACGTGATGGGCGATCTGGTCTCACAGAGCGGGGGCGGCGGCGGCAGCGCGGGTGGGGCGGGGTTCGGCGGCGGCGGCAGCATCGACCCCGACGTCCTCTCGATGCTGTTCTTCCACGCGGTGACGATCCAGGCGATCCTCTCGGGGTTCATCAGCGGCTACATCCGCGACGCGGAACTGGTCTCTGGCGTCAAGTTCGCCGTAATCCTGATGACGCTCGCATTGGGGGTGTGGATCTATGTCGGGTGACTGCGCGCAGACGGTCCTCAACTTCGTCGTCGCTCCAGCTCCTTTGATTTAGTGCCCTACCTCGCTGCTGTATGGCGATTCAACACAGCCACGAGAGCGTGGACAGAATTTATTAAAAATGATAATTTAAAGGCGGCTTTTATATATCGGCTTTGTCTCAATATCAGGTAATGTTCTGTTTCGTACGGAATCGCTCTCCTCAAAGCCTGTCCTCTGCCCGGTCGAACTCAGATGTATAATAGTATCGACTATCCCACGGAACGCATACTCTCTCCGTAACTATCGTAAGGTAATCCGAAGTGACACCACCTCGCCCATCGAAGCGACTCACGTCGGATCGTCGCGGCCAGACGCTCCAAGACTACGTCATCGGGGTGTCGATATTTCTCCTCACGACTGCGTTCGTCGTGGGGTTCATTCCGACTCTCTTCACACCGTTTACAGCGCCTGTCGACGCTTCACAGACCGCACAGGCCGACAGGTACGCCGCCGAAGTGCTCTCGGAGGTCACCCAACCCGATTCGAAGAACGCACTCGCCGGCGCTGAAACGGATTCGTTTTTCGCGAATGAGTCGAATTTGGACGGAATACCGACGGCCGAACAGAGCGACGTGAACGTGACGCTCGTGGACGGAAACGGGACGGTCCAACAGACGGTCGGCCCACCGTATCAGAGTGAGTCCACGGCCGCTGCGACACGCGTCGTCGTCCCGGAGTCGGGCTACGTAGGTAACTACACCTGTACGGCCACCTGTCGTATCGAGGTGCGACTATGGTAGCCAGTCCGCCGAAACGGCGACCACCGTCCGACGTGGATCGCGGGCAAGCGTACACTCTCGAAGGTGTTATTTCCGCGGTCGTGATCCTCACAGCGCTACTGTTAGCGACGACTGCAGTGGTGATTACGCCCACCACGGCCGGAACGATCGATCGGGAAACGATGGCACAGTTGGGGACGCAGACAGACGACGTTCTCGCGACTGCTCACGAGCGGGACGCGCTTCGTGAAGCCGCACTGTATTGGGACTCCCAAGATCGACAATCGGGGTGGCCGACCGCGTACCAGCCCGGCGATGCCTGCCCCGAAACGATAGCGGACGAGCCGCTCACGCTGTGCCTTCTCCTCGAAGAGACGTTCACTTCCCGGTTCTATCGGTACAACGTCTATCTGGATTATCAGACGCAGGGGAAGACGACGGAGACGGAGCCGCTGTTCGTCCAAGGGACCCCCGGTCGAAACGCGGTCACCGCGACCCGTTCGATAGCGCTTCACGACGGGATGGAGTTGACACACAGTCCCGGCGGTACCCTCGGAGGGAACGCCTCGAAGTTCTACGCCGAGGACCTCGACGACCCGACGCTGGTGAACGTGGTCGAAGTACGGGTGGTCGTCTGGTGATCCTGAAGCTCGACGACCGCGGTCAACTGATGCTCGTGGGGGCGGTCGTGATGGCGGCGAGTCTATTGGCACTCGTCGTCGTGCTGAACTCTACGATCTACACCCAAAACACCAACCCCGGAAATTCTCTCGGGGACATAAACGAGGTAGAGCGACAGTTGGAAGTCATTCGAACGGACATCGACCGCCTCACCGACCGACTTGGACAACGAGACCGCTACGTCGACATCCACGTATTAAACGCGACGTTGACCGTTTACAGCGATCGGAAGGCGGAGCAGATCGTCGACCGGCGGTCGGCGTATCTCGATGTGACGCTGAACGAGAGCGCGTCCGATCTCAAAAGAGAGGTTCTTCGGCAGAGCAACCCCTCGCGAGCCGTCCTCTCGCGGTCGAACCAAAGCGACTGGACCCTCGTGGAGAACGCAACGTTCAACGAATCCACCCCGTTTGAGCTCGTCATTGAACCGCGGAGCCCGACGCCGACGACGTTCATCGCCGAGGGCGAGGACGGCGGTGATTGGCGTCTCAACGTTAGCCGAGGCCCATCGAATACCGTCAGCGTCAATGTCACGTACGACAACGGAACCACGGTCAGCGAGTCGGTCTCGGGGAGCGCGACTCGGGTGAACGTCACTGGCGGAGCGATCAACGGAACCCAGCGCTTCGCGTTCGCTCCGCGACTGGACGCCCCGTACGACCTTCGTGTGAAAAACGGTCACCGGTCCGACGGTGCGTATCATATCCTCATCGACGAGGCCAGCGACATCGATACCGGGAACTTCCACACCGACCCGAGTGACGGTCAGCCGTACGTCAGCCGCGAACTGTCGACCGCTGTCGTCGATGTCGAATACGTGAGCGACAAAGTGTCCGCGGAGTCGCAAATCACGGTCCAGATCGAGGGAGATTCGGAATGAAAGGTCTCGGTGTAACAGACCGGCTTCGGGGCGACCGGCGGGGGGTCTCGGTCGCGTTGACACACGTACTCACGATGGGGATTACCTCCGTGCTGATCGCCGGGCTCATCATCACTGCGGGCGGCGCGGTCGAGACGCAACGCGAGCGGGCAGTAGAGGGCGAGCTCACGACAATCGGAGAACGGATTGGGACCGAACTCACGGCACTGGACCGTGTCGCCGACTCGACGAACTCGACGATGACCGTCGAGACGTCACATCCCGAGCGGGTCGTGAATTCACGCTATCGAGTGCGACTGACATCGAATTACAGAGACTGTCGGACGGATGCCTGCCTCGTGCTCGAATCGCGGGCGATCGAAACCCCGGTCGTGATCCCCGTCCGTGACGACATCGACACCGTCGAGTCGACCGCCTTCGGAGGGGAGATCAGACTCGTTCACAGCGGGACCGCGGTCCGCGTGGAGCGTGCGCAACCATGACTGCGAACGAGCGCGCCGTAAGCGATATGGTCGGATTCGTCCTCTCGTTTTCACTCATCCTACTCGCTGTCAGCGCCGTGTACACCGGCGGATTCGCCGCTATCACCGAGCAACAACAGGAGGAACAGATAGACAACACCGAGCGCGCGATGTCGGTGTTCGCGGAGAACTTTCGCGATATCGAGCGGGGAAACGCGCCGACACGGGCGGGCGAGTTCCGACTCTCAGGAGGCACGCTATCACTGGACCGCACCGCGAGATTCACCGTGTCTATTGGACTCGATAACGGGACGTTCGCGGAGACCGTCCGAACTGGGTCACTCTCGTACACGAAAGACGAGAACGAGATAAGCTACGAGAACGGAGCGGTCCTACGGACGAACGACGAATACGGATTCGTGTCACACTCACCGACCGTGACGTGTCGAGAGGGGAAGGCGATCATCTCGTTGGTCGAGATCGGTCCGCGCGGTAACGTCACGTCGACGAGTGCGGACGGATCGGTACTGGTCACGGTCGCGAAGCAGGACTCCGGTATATACTACCCGACGCGGGAAAACGGGACCGTCGTCAATGAGGCCGACGTGGCTCGAAACGTGACGATCCGGGTTGAGGAGTCACGTCACGAGAAAGCTTGGGAAAGGTGGTTCGCCGAACGCGAGGGATGGAACCAGACGGCAGCGGGCTACACGTGCGAGGCTGATACCGTATTCGTTCGGACGACCAAGGTGACGGTTAGGTTCCTGTCATAACAGGTCCCTGACGGCAAGCCCCGGTTGAGACCGAGACGATCGGCTCGATTTCGATCAGCTAAGCGATTCGCTCACTCGTCGGAGCTCTCGATGATGACCTCGTTCGTCGTCAGTCTGATCTCGAACCCACCGGCGACCTCCTTGCCCTCCTGGTCCTCTATCTCCAACAGGACGATGGCGTCGTTGTAATTGGGATCGCCGATACCGTCTGTCGCGCTCTCCCACGTAGCGTCCGGGTCGGTGATCTCGAAGAGGAACACCACTTCGTTGTCCTCAAGCTGTAGGTATCCTGTCTCGTTGAGCAGCGGGCCGAGAACTTCTTCGGCGTTGCGTTGCCGGTACTTCGTCTCTATCACTGGCATCTCGTCGCCGTTCTTGAGCACTCTGACGTTCTCCGGATTCTCACCCGCCGACGCGTCTGTACGGAGATTCACCGAGC
This window harbors:
- a CDS encoding type II secretion system F family protein — protein: MDAGDGGLDANVLAELCYPAFELLFDPDGDFVGDVERKLVEARMPDQVEMYVSLALGVGLLVGGALWALGTFVGYGVFSLGLIDPEALSLGVPAPTPGVQALLRSLVVPTAVLLSGLVFGSIGFALGFGGLLAVPYSRASSRKREINLLLADSVSFMYALSVGGLNQLEILRAMAAAEDTYDEVSREFQSIVNETEYFGTDYRNAIRQQSLETPSDELSQFLADMLSIVNSGGDMESFLKDKKEKHLRTSKQEREMTLETLELFGEMYMTLSLFPLLLIIILVIMGMMGEADDRLLYATVYVLIPLVGVGFLVLVSTVKQDEPGDGYLQPDGGSERLRQTSQEGLFHFGLVEAFTGAFGVFDRIRDREGTYKTMEILSAPHVFLRENPLYTLALTVPSALALVGVAAAAGSAPTTLDGWIARPVWSAFVWVYVPVYAVLIPLGVFYEWHQRSRRAVTGKLSETLRKLSSANDTGQTLLESVRTVSDTSTGKLSEEFEVVHAKVNYGMSLRDALVEFNNAYAVPRLARTVKLITEAQEASSQITDVLTTAAQASENQDDIERERKSRTRMQVAIIVMTYVTLLGVMAILQTQFIDVMGDLVSQSGGGGGSAGGAGFGGGGSIDPDVLSMLFFHAVTIQAILSGFISGYIRDAELVSGVKFAVILMTLALGVWIYVG